The sequence below is a genomic window from Cicer arietinum cultivar CDC Frontier isolate Library 1 chromosome 6, Cicar.CDCFrontier_v2.0, whole genome shotgun sequence.
GTTGTCTGACCTGTTGGTACTTTCTCTTTCATCTTCTAGATCATCGTCTTCCTCGTTTGATTTTGGCATCAATGACTTCTATGGTATCTTCACATTCATGTTTTAGAGTTGTTGGTCGTTTTCTATTCAAGTATGATTCTCGTCTCTCAGATCGTTCTTTCTGCATATTAGAGTTGTGATTCTGGTAACTTGGTTCCTCTTGTAGCGATTTGTGTCAAGCATTACTTCTAGTAAATGTGATGCTAGAAATCTAGAGgcaaatattagttttaatgaAGCTCGACCCACAGTAAGCGCCAACGTTTCTGTTTGAGAAAACAAAGTTGATCACCTCGAGATGGTAATCAAATGACGTTTACCCCTAACTTCTTGTATGCTATGAATCCTCTATTTATAGTAGTTTTAGGCTCTGAGTTGTTCGATAACTGAATCCATTTGATTGATCCACTCGTGGAAATCTTATCTTAATTTAAGAGTTGTTGCAACTCAATCACGATAAGGAatattgagatatttttttagtttggaTAAGGACTGATAAGGTGCCCTTAATACTCAAATTGATTGTTATCGTCAAAGCTTGAAACTTTACAACTAATATGCAATTAGAGTTTCATACTAGTATATGTCAATATTATTTTCgcctttattttataaatttaaatgtagATTTGATCTCTTTTTTTGTTCAATCTACAATTTTAGTCCCCATAGTTTTTTTTACGCAATTTTAGTCTATTTGTTtatgaaattttgaatattttgcctaattttcaatttagtttttaattttaatgatgcGACAATTAAACAGGGTGATGTGGAAATCATgccatattaattttttttccgcTTAAATAAACTTGTTCTTTAAttactcaaaatatttattataataatttaaatatttaatttagtatttaaaaaataaaagaattaaaataaaaaaatagaaaaaaactgaaacttaaaataaaaaaagagaaataccacatttatctctttttaaacctattttatattatgtcaTTTAAGATAGTATACATATATTATTGTGTGATGGTAAAAATCGAATGAATTGATCCCATCTAAAAGGAAGTAATCCAAATTGAATCACAAATTCTTTGACTCTTTAGATTCATTTAcctttttttctcaaaaattgaactaaattGCATTGTTGAATTCGACATTTTCTCACCACCATCCCACTTGTCAAGTGCACTCTAAAGCGGTCTATTTTTTCATTAGTATTAGTGTGTAGACATGACAAGAGGCTAGTCATACAAAAAAAGGCAGAAACCATAGTGAAAATATGCTAGATTGACCGACTTTAGTCTATAGTCTAGTCAATGTCACAACCTCTTTAGATAAAAACATCATACTACTCATACTACATGTCACCAAAAAACTGTCAGAGACATAAATTACTAttactataattatattaaatattgtagTTTTTATTAGGTCGTAATAAATTTGGTAgacttttatataatttatgcatatcaaactacatcaatttttaacatatttaaatatattattctaaaataaaatttaaataagtgtcatataaaattagatgctctaaaattttatgttatacATTAAAATAGATCTTGACATATCTTTAAATAGGATAACATATcatatcaaattttcaaaaacttaaCAAAACTTTAAATAGGATAACAAACTTTAAATAGCATAtcatatctaatttttttaaatataattttggtcttttaaattttaattaatagtcattttaataatttattttcataaaattatacatatttattattctattaagtactaaaataaatgttatgtataagataaagaatcaaaataaataaaaaaataaaagaccaaaataaattttaaataaaaaataaagaactaaaattatattatattttttttacacttcGTAAACCATAACATGATATAACCTATTTACATCTCCTTGGGAGACCAATGGAAAAAATAGAGTATATGGGAATGAGTTATTTGgataatttcattcaaataaaGAAAAGGAAGAGGGTGTATGTAGCGAAAAATAGATGTTAGTAGCATTGGTCCTACAACTTTTTGTTAGTGTTGGTCCGACTAGAACAGCTCAAATCCCATAGCCCAATCAAACTCTGAAAACCGCTTCACCCGCAGGCAGTATTGTTCCAAAaactcaaaaatgaaaaattctattttatttttactttaaaaaataaaataaaaactatcaaGTGAGTAGTGAGTACTAGTGTTTGTCTTCCCTTCCCTCGTCCGAGGAATAAGAAGAACAAGGACACAAATACAACATAGTTGATGAATGAATGAACAAATGAATGAACGTTGCTGCTATGCATTTGGAAAACCTGTGATATGTATCATAGTGTCGCTGCACGGCGCCTACTATACCGTTCTCAAATATCCTACTACGTCAAAGCTGGTCTCATCGATACTGCCATCAAACTGTTCGACGAAATGTCCCAAACAAATTCTCGCCCTTTCAGCATCGACTACAACCGTTTCATCGGCGTTCTCATCCGTCACTCTCATCTCGACCTTGCCCAATCCTATTACCGCCGCCACGTCATCCCCAACGGTTTCTCCCTCACCCCTTTCACCTATTCCCGTTTCATCGCCGCTCTCTGTTCCGTCAAAAACTTCTCCCTAATCGATTATCTTCTCCGTGACATGGACGCTTTAGGTTTTGTTCCTGATATTTGGGCTTTTAACATTTACCTTAACCTTCTCTGCCGTGAAAATCAACTAGAAACTGCTCTTCAATTGTTTCGCACCATGCCTTTGAAAGGAAGAGAGCCTGATGTTGTTTCTTATAACATTATCGTTAATGCTTTGTGTAAGGCTAAAAGGGTTGACGAGGTTGCTCGTGTTTGGCGTAGTTTGATTGAGAAAGGGTTGAAGCCTGATTTTAAGGTTTGTGCTGCGCTTGTTGTTGGGTTGTGTAGTGCTGGCAATGTTGATTTGGCGTATGAACTTATTGTTGGTGTGATTAATGGTGGTGTTAAGGTTAATTGTTTGGTTTATAATGCTTTGATTAGTGGGTTTTGTAGGATGGGTAGGATTGATAAGGCATTGGCGATTAAAGGGTTTATGAGTAGGAATGGCTGTGTGCCTGATTTGGTtacttataatattttgttgaatTATTGTTGTGATGAGGTTATGCTTGATGAGGTGGTGAAGTTGGTGGAGAGTATGGAGAGGAGTGGTGTGGAGCCTGATTTGTATAGTTATAATGAGCTGCTCAAGGGTTTTTGTAAGGCTAATCAGGTGGATAGAGCTTATTTGACTATGGTTAAGAGGATGCAAACTAAAGGGATGTGTGATGTTGTCTCTTACAATACTATAATTGCGGCTTTTTGTAAGGCGCGGCGGATTGAGAGAGGTTATGAGTTGTTTGAGGAAATGCGTAGGAAAGGGATTCAACCGGATGTGATAACGTTCACTGTACTTATAGAAGCGTTTTTTAAGGAAGGTGGTTCTGATGTTGCCAAGAAGCTTCTTGATCAAATGACGACGATGGGGATTGTTCCCGATTTAATATTCTATACAACAATAGTTGACCGGCTGTGCAAGGCCTGGAAGGTTGATATTGCTCATGGTGTTTTTTGTGACATGGTGGAGAATGGAGTGAGTCCAGATGTGGTCTCATACAATGCACTCATAAATGGGTTTTGCAAGGCTTCTAGAGTTATGGATGCCATGTGTCTATACGATGAAATGCAGGATAAAGGATTATACCCGGACGGGGTCACTTTCAAGTTGATAGTTGGAGGGCTCATTAGGGAAAACAAGATTTCAGAGGCATGTAAGGTTTGGGATCAGATGATGGAAAAAGGATTCACTCTTGACAGACGTCTCTCTGAGACTCTAGTCAATGCTATGAAATCAAGGGATGGCACATGAACATTGCATTGGTTTGCATTTTGATCCTCTTAATTTCATCACGCCTGTCTTTCAAAAGGACGAGCGACTTAAATGTTTTTCTCCTAAGGTGTAGCAAACTGGTGAAGTTGCTTTCTTTCTGCAGGGCAGGCAATGGCACTTGCATATCGGTATAACCATTTGCATGCTGCTCAAGTGCTCATGGTGCAATCCCATGCCTTTTTTATGATCATACTTACATTTGCATTGTATAAGACACTAATTCCCTGCGCAGCTTCTGGTAGAGGTTCCGTAACAAGGACAATCATGTAATGGTTTCTACTTGCCAAAGGAAGTGGTGTGCAAGTTTTGTTTCATACTGTCATCAGACTTTCAGCTGGCGGATTGTTTTCGTCAATACAATATACCCATTATACCCTTTGGCCATTTTTATACACAGAGTGCTATTGATTTGAATCTCACACAGCACAATTGATATCAGTAATTGATGATTTGGTTGAAATCATTTCAGCTgcttatataaattaagttgCTGTTTCTTTGGAGTAAGAGTGATTCTGAATACTATGGTTCAGACTTCAGATTGACTTGTATCCGGCCCAGTGTAGCAGACACTTCGATCATGAACtttttgtcattttatggttCTATTCTACCAATTAGAGTATAAAGTCCTTCTTGGGATAACAATCTTTAATATTATtgagtagatatttttttgtttcacCGGGACAAGGTTTATGGTATTACCATACATACCATCTGTGAATTGATGTCTTGCAGAGCAGATGCTTGACCATGGATATAAAGCATTCATTGCAAACTGCATCTTGTGGCCGACGTCCAAGGTTTCATACCTCAAGCATTATGGAACATTCAGTAACAGATTGACGGGTTACTGTTTGTGTATATCTAGACTTATATTGCACAACCGAGAATTACAAAAATGCAAGATCCACAGGGTAGCCTTGTTAGGTTTCAAAGTTCATATTTATTAGATTCTTGAAAAACTGTGATGCTGGCACAAGTTGTGTATGTCTTCTGATTTTCACAGATTTGAATTAGAATAGAAATCATATGTATTTGTTGGACTATACTGTCATAAGTTCCAACTTTTCTGACCAATATTAGGATTGTTTTTGGTGAATGTTGATGCTTCTATCTGTATCTGCAGTACAGCACTTGAAGCTTCTCTAATGAAATGTCACCCTAATCATTCATTTATTTACACATATGTTTCTCCTTTAACTTCAGCTTATTCTTTTATTatcgaaaaataattttcaatatgCTTTTGTCTGCCAACTTCTGTGATACAAAACAAACTAAAGAATGCAAGAGGACTGTTTCTGGGTAGGGTGGAGGGAAGAGGAGGAAGACTGTTTTTGGGGATTGCTAACTATATACGCTATCTATTCTTGGATATAATATAGTGAATTGAAGCTGAAGACAAGAAAAGAAGAATCTGGCTTTAGCTTCTCTTTTTGACTTGTAATTCTAAAAGACTAAATGTTATATCTTCTTCTATTCAAATTTTGAGTTATTTATTGCTAGTCATAgtgatttctttttaattgaaGGAATGTTCACTCAAAACTTGATGGGTTCCTCTGGCCTATCGAGTGCTTTTAACTTTTTAAGGTTCTTGAACTTGTAATCCGTAGGTTTGTGGTCCATGTACTTTGGACCAAAGTAGAGGAAAGGTATCTTGCGCAGTTGGTCTTGTTTGCatgtaaattgaaaaattaatgtaaactgtttttttttttttttttcttttcgaaatgataaatttgaaaaGGACTCTGATCATTATGAAATCTGTTAGTCCAAAAATCCATTTCACTTCCAAATTCATACAAGGTTTTGTTCTCTATTGTTGACTCAGATTCCCAATATTATTATAGTCAAATAGCAACTGGCATCAAAATTTCAGCACTTAGATTCCCATTATCACCTCATGTTTGAAAGACTGAAATCCAGTGTTAaagtgaaaattataaaaaaagtaggCCCACATACTTGGCTTATGTCTGATTCTTTGCCTGTACGTGAATCATCCTTGAAGTTCTCATGAAGTCATTCTCATTCTTTTATGccttttaattattgttttgtatTTGATTTGTCCTGGTTTTCATTATCTTAATTACTTTTTCATAGTATTAGCCTGCTGATTCTCTTCATTGTACATTTTCCACAGCAACCATGCCTCGTCGAGAAACCAACCCTCACTTTTCTAGACCACTGCAACCTCAGCATGAAGATCAGCAGCAAAATGTATCTCATCATCACCAACCTCAATTTCCATTGTCACCCCATCATGAAGATCGCGTTCCATTGCGCCCACGTCATGATGATCGTTTTCCATTTCAACTTGAGCAAGAAGATCATCACCAACCACCTAGTTTACAGGTTCCACACAAGGAAAATCGCAGCCAACCACAGCGTCGAGAAACCAACCCTCACATTTCTAGGCCACCCCGACCTCGACATGAAGATCAGCAGCAACAACCTATTCCAAAAGTGCCACACCAACACTACCGCGGCCAACCATCTACTCCCGTACCAGCACCTATACAAGATGTATCTCTTCATCACCAACCTCATTTTCCATTGTCTCCCCATCACGAAGATCATGTTCCATTGCATGCAAATCGTGATGATCATTTTCCATTGCAACTGGAGCAAGAAGATCACCATCAATCACCTAGTTTACAAGCTCCACGCAAGGGAAGCCGCAGCCAACCACATCGTGGAGGTTCGCGTAAAAAGCATCAAGATCACGATTTTCGACCAAGCAAGTCAAGGGTAAATTTTCAAGAGCCATCAGTACTACCACCACGACTTGATCAATCTCCCGAGGCTCGGAGACCGCTGCCATCACACCAAGATCGGCGTCACAGTGGTATAAGGTTTCCTAAAGAACAAAAGTCACAACCCATAACTTGGATGGGTGCTTGCTTGTGTGTAATATTTTGGCTTATCATAATCATCGGAGGCTTAATAGTCCTAATAGTGTACTTGGTTTTTCGTCCACAAATTCCTCATTTTGATGTCTCTAGCATCACCTTAAATGCTGCATATCTTGATGTTGGTTATCTACTCAATGCTGATGTAACTATGCTGACAAACTTCACAAATCCAAACAAGAAAGTGCATGTGGATTTCAGCTCAGTGATAATTTATCTGTACTATGGAAGTACCCTTATTGCTACTCAATACGTCGAGCCTTTCTCAGCTGCACGAGTTCAATCAAGATTTGCATATATTCATATGGTAACAAGTCAAGTTCAGCTGCCGCTACGAGAAGCTCAGAGGCTCACGAAACAAATGGAAAGCAATGGTGTTTTGCTTGAAGTGAGGGGAGTTTTCAGGGCAAGATCAAAACTAGGAGCTATCTTAAGGTATTCATATAACCTTTATGGCCTTTGCAATATCTTGGTGGCACGCCCTCCTGAAGGGATATTGATCAAAAAGAAGTGTAGAACAAAACGATGATTTGGCAACACAGATTTTGTAACATTGGTATTCTTTTTTTGTCCTTTGGGGGGTTTTGGTTTTACTATTTTGACTATTCTtcctttaaattatatattaagggGTTAAcgtttatattttaattcttgAACATGTAGTTTATCTTAAAACTACAAATTTGTATCTCAATTTTTTCTGCACTAGAATAATCAGATATTGTTACATTTATTAATAACAGTTAATCAGTAAATCAACTTTCAATACTATAAGAAGTTAGCTTGACGTAGATGGTTAATGCATCAACTCCTCCAACTTAAGCAAACAGCATATCAAGAAACTGCAATATGAATGAACAATTCTTGTTGATATATATAATCATTCCGAGACAGTGATATTATTAATTCTTtgtatgttaatttaattattaactatgGAAATTTTTATGAGGGAACAAGGGTTGGTTTACAAGGCATGAACAATGCAAGTAGCAAGCCAATCATGCACATGAAGTTTCAAAGCCTTTTTAAAAGTACAAATTCATCAAAGCATTCACCAGAACTGAACTCTTCTCACGTGCAAAACTTGATAATAAAAGGAACACTTAACTGGACACTATATTGACCCCCTAAAAAAAGTTAGTCCGAAATCCGCCACTACATAGAAATTAGAATCTCCATTAAACAACATTGGCATTCATGCAATTTGAAATGAGTTATGATTAAGACAAATAATCATGGATGAGTTTtattagtaaataaaaattgaaattaataattgaattaaatatatttttattccttataaaattttagtcttttaataTTAGTCTTGATAGTTTTAGAATTTAGCCCAAGTCATCTTCGAAAAATTGGCTTAAAATGTGGAAGCGTCATTCTATATAAACTTCTAGTGGATATTCCAATAGATAACCATATTATCTATATTCTTAGTAGATAATTCAATAGAAAACCGTTGATATACcatcttagttttttttttcttcctcaaATATTTCCTACTATAATCATATTGACCATATATCAAACATTATCTGACACTAAATATACACACTTCTCAACCGAGATGTAAACTTTGATTCGCTAATTATAAAAGGTTAATTTCTTCTGCTTAACCCAAATCGTGTTGGTGATATTATCTTAGATTTTAAATTGGACTTAATTTATCCTTAATCGTTCTTCATACACTCATTGTAGCCTTCAATTTTTTCAaccgaggaaaagaaaaagtaatCCAAATAGGGggaaaaaaaatgtagtttcaTCGTCTAGTAGACAAGCTTCAGTCTTGCATTGAAAACACAACCATGTATGGACTTTTCTGTCACTGGAATGTAAAGACACTATATGTGGAATGCTTCCATGAAAGGAATATACAGCATAACCACATTGCAATAGCAAGTTACTCAAGCCAAATGCTGCTGCAACATGACAATGGTCGACCAACACCACCGTGTTGCTTGCTGCATTAAGAAATGGTGGAACGGGTTGTTTACTATTAACTACCATTCTGTATTTCTGTGACATAAAATTGAAGAAACATAAATACACAagaggaaggaaaaagaagaaaacgtCCGTTTATAAGAGAGGTTCGGAAAGCTCCATTTCGTTAGAAACAGTTTGCTGTTGTGTATCAGACCGTTGCTGAATTCCAACAAAGTCCAAGCCAAGCCACTGCCACGGCCAGCATACATATCTAGGCCTACTTCGTCCCCTCAAGTCTTCTCTATTCTCGAACTCTTCGAGCTGATGAGTGAGTTCCTCCACTCTGTCCCTTAGTCTAGAAGACCTCGTGTCTGCCAACTTGAGAGATTTCTCTGCTGCATCTCTGGCTGCCATGGCAGCAGCAGCTGTCTCttctttgaattttaatttcttcTCTGACTCCAACGTGGATTGCTTTGCCTCTTCAAGTTCCTGCTTAAGCGTTGACAACTGCAGAATTGCAACCAGCAATTATGACTAAGAATACTCAAACGTTAATTGACAATAGAAGGAAGAGTGGTAGTATCCATCAACaggtaatatttttttaaccttatcttaaaatatcaatcTACTGTATTTACAGCCTAATTAATTAATCCCCAAGCAGTGCAGCCACCCCAAAAAAACCTATAGCAGGATGACCACTACACCAAAAATAATGGAAAAAATGTAACCTATACTGCACACAAATAAATGCTGCAAAAAAGCCCGAAATCAATGGCATGCCATCAATAATAGAAGTCGTAGTCTAAAGTCTAGACCAACAGCCCCCGTGAAGGCTTAGTAAACAAATCAATAACAATGAGAAATACTGAAGCTGAAGGGATCAATTGAGTCGGTTGTGAGTAATATTATGCCATGGCTGCATCAAAAAGGAGCTAGAATAAGGAGTGTAAACGAGTGAAGCCAAGCAAAGTGCTTTAAGTTTAGACTAGGCTagcgaaagaaaaaaaaattattcaaacttCAACTCATTTATTCAAGCAAGCCACATTTAAGACTCGGGTTTGActtgtttaaaaatttgaagCACGAGCTAGGCCCATTTAGTTTGTTTATGGCTTGATTTTTTTGTCCTTATTATGACTCTTGAAAAATGAcattagataataaatataagataataataaaaaattatgactaTCGGAAAATGtacaaaagaaaattacaaCTTTTCAGGTAATTCAAGAGCTATCCTGCAGTGCTTGAGCTTGAGTCATTTAAGTAATCAAGCCTAATTTCTGATTCTGAGCTTGAAAAAACCACTAAACAAAAACACTTAAAAAGCCATACTTAAATACTTCAGGAATGATCAGGTCATTTACACctccaaaaaaaaatctacaatCTTCAGATTAAAGAGATTAACAGAGGATGGAAAAGAGGGTGTGTCTCACATTGAAAAGAAACACAGCATGAAGTTATGAACAATGAACTAAGTCTGGAAGGAGAGCGTCGACAGAGGTTACAAGTACAAGTACGGATACGGAATATGCATTTAAGAAAAATCAAGGCATGGGTACATCAGTCCCTCAAATTTCCGAAAGAACAATTTAGTCTTATAAAgtgaaaaatatcaatcaatttagtcattttttcaaatactgCACCACAATTATAGAGGTTTTATGATTGCTTTGATGTAGCAAAATACTATTTCAGCCAATATGCATGTCTTTTATTTGTTTAGATGGATGTTTActaaagaaatattttgatgGAGGGACAAGGTTGATTGATATCCTTTAATTTAACGGACTAATTTGATATCTCGTAAATTTGAGGGACTAAATTGACCGACCCTTACTATTTCAATGACTAAAATTACTATTCTCTCCTGGAAAATGTGTTCATTCCCTGCTGGAGAAGTTTGGGTGTACGAGAATAGCACAACAACTTAGATGGACACATGTCGAACTTCAAAAAATGAAGAATTGTGAATTCTATTTCATTCTGATGGGGGGAAACTTATAAATTGtgaaaattcatttaaaaagaATGCAGGGTAGCTGAAATAAAAAGGGAAGAATCAgggatttaaaatttaatggtTGTTAAACCAAGGCAGCCACTACAACAGTGATTATTTTACTATCCGCCTGCACCTAAGACCACTATTGCTGCTCCACATAAATGTAATGTTCGGTGTGGTTTGGCACTCCAGCTGCAGGACACTGCACTGCACTATATGTATATGGCACTCTTAATTGCCTTGATTTACAGTGAAAAAATTTCGGAAGACCGTAAACCTTAAGGGCAAAGGTAGCATCAGATGTTGAATGTATAAAATATGATTCCCGTGATCGAATTGACAAAAACATGGAATCACTGGCAACCAGCTTATATACTAAATTAACTGCAAATTTTGCAGTCCTCAATTAACCATTGCACAACTAAAGCTGGACTACATGCCAAATGGCCAatgaataaaattgtaaataaaatataaatgcaaTCAGCTgcaatttaaaaacttattcaATTACACCCCCCAAAGATAGCAAGCATGCTGTTAGCCCCATATCACTAATAAGTACCAATTGTGCAGTAATGCTTATGTGTTGGCAGATATGTGCGTGCAGTTTTTATTATGTGTGTTTTATGAATTGTTGTAATAAATACGGAAGT
It includes:
- the LOC101502774 gene encoding uncharacterized protein; protein product: MPRRETNPHFSRPLQPQHEDQQQNVSHHHQPQFPLSPHHEDRVPLRPRHDDRFPFQLEQEDHHQPPSLQVPHKENRSQPQRRETNPHISRPPRPRHEDQQQQPIPKVPHQHYRGQPSTPVPAPIQDVSLHHQPHFPLSPHHEDHVPLHANRDDHFPLQLEQEDHHQSPSLQAPRKGSRSQPHRGGSRKKHQDHDFRPSKSRVNFQEPSVLPPRLDQSPEARRPLPSHQDRRHSGIRFPKEQKSQPITWMGACLCVIFWLIIIIGGLIVLIVYLVFRPQIPHFDVSSITLNAAYLDVGYLLNADVTMLTNFTNPNKKVHVDFSSVIIYLYYGSTLIATQYVEPFSAARVQSRFAYIHMVTSQVQLPLREAQRLTKQMESNGVLLEVRGVFRARSKLGAILRYSYNLYGLCNILVARPPEGILIKKKCRTKR
- the LOC101502472 gene encoding uncharacterized protein, which gives rise to MYHSVAARRLLYRSQISYYVKAGLIDTAIKLFDEMSQTNSRPFSIDYNRFIGVLIRHSHLDLAQSYYRRHVIPNGFSLTPFTYSRFIAALCSVKNFSLIDYLLRDMDALGFVPDIWAFNIYLNLLCRENQLETALQLFRTMPLKGREPDVVSYNIIVNALCKAKRVDEVARVWRSLIEKGLKPDFKVCAALVVGLCSAGNVDLAYELIVGVINGGVKVNCLVYNALISGFCRMGRIDKALAIKGFMSRNGCVPDLVTYNILLNYCCDEVMLDEVVKLVESMERSGVEPDLYSYNELLKGFCKANQVDRAYLTMVKRMQTKGMCDVVSYNTIIAAFCKARRIERGYELFEEMRRKGIQPDVITFTVLIEAFFKEGGSDVAKKLLDQMTTMGIVPDLIFYTTIVDRLCKAWKVDIAHGVFCDMVENGVSPDVVSYNALINGFCKASRVMDAMCLYDEMQDKGLYPDGVTFKLIVGGLIRENKISEACKVWDQMMEKGFTLDRRLSETLVNAMKSRDGT